Proteins encoded by one window of Enterococcus faecalis:
- a CDS encoding tape measure protein, with protein MILDESGFSQGLNSAVKKLQGFDVEVDRTGQKGGRSLGSIWTSFVGNFLASGATKIISKGIGLITSNIDGAINRVDTLNNANRVFENMGFSAGETSKTMDSLKKSIQGLPTPLDSAIKGVQLIASSTNDLGKSEQIFAALNNGILGFGGSAEMVENAIIQLSQSFSNGKVDAQTWNSMINSGLGPALNALAKQMGLTAGQMKEGLSDGSISVEEFQDALIKLNKEGGGGLKSLEQIAKDSTAGIKTGLANMKTAIVRGVANVVTKIDEGLKSAGFGSISEIIADKGAKMEAALSKFAEMIPPMIKTAKTLYDTLKPYAPLLAGLAGSIGTLMLVNKVNAAFKAWREGTEALSIAQAILNKTMLSNPFVAILTAVVGLVTAFIYLWKTNEGFRDAVKNIWKNIQEVISSAADVVVKAWNSTMEFFSNMWDGTKEAFSNAGTWMKEAPGNAADWVKNKWNGTKEFFSGLWNSTKEGSKNTWENIKQSAADSAKSVGESFKNGFDNVKDWFKGVGKSISDVFTTAFDFVWKYIGPYVTGIKNAFKMVVNAMKANIENVKMIAENVVTILKNVLLAPILFITSMITGGWEEAKENMIAVWDNIAEAAQTIWFGIKNIFYNTVTAISYSVTSIFNGLMLTIKKIWIDVKLFFTLLWIDIKYGAINVWIEIKYSIIETWINIKFEAIRIWESLKTWFFETVENIKNGVIDGWNSLKQGTVDTFNATVQWSKDTWNNFKQWIVDLVTGIKDGIINGWENLKQGTVNIFNNLVQGAKNAWNNLKRSVSDTVENVKQTFNDMRHIDLFEIGKNIIQGLVNGIGSMIGAVNKKIKEVAGNIKEKIKGALGIHSPSRWMRDMIGKNIVLGVVAGIDQEKGTLDKSVKKMTDLPTELPNFSTTGRYINQQGAQTESLAKNKGNATTNIGGDTFNINIQAMGKLNEKQLMDMAKDLVKYIQIVKNRDSDATGGAFGGI; from the coding sequence GGAGCATATGGACGTCTTTTGTTGGTAACTTTTTAGCTAGCGGAGCAACTAAAATTATCTCTAAAGGTATTGGATTGATTACCAGCAACATCGACGGGGCCATTAATCGTGTAGATACGTTAAATAACGCAAATCGTGTGTTTGAAAATATGGGCTTTTCAGCTGGTGAAACATCTAAAACAATGGATAGCTTAAAGAAAAGTATCCAAGGGCTGCCTACGCCGTTAGATAGCGCTATTAAAGGTGTTCAATTAATCGCTTCATCAACAAATGATTTAGGGAAGTCAGAACAGATTTTCGCAGCTTTAAATAACGGTATCCTCGGTTTTGGTGGTTCTGCTGAAATGGTAGAAAATGCTATTATTCAGCTTTCACAGTCATTTTCTAATGGTAAAGTAGATGCGCAAACTTGGAACTCAATGATTAACAGTGGTTTGGGTCCAGCGTTGAATGCTTTGGCGAAACAAATGGGATTAACAGCTGGTCAGATGAAAGAAGGTCTTTCCGATGGCTCAATTTCAGTTGAAGAATTCCAAGATGCTTTAATCAAATTAAATAAAGAAGGCGGTGGCGGTCTTAAATCATTAGAACAGATTGCTAAAGATTCTACCGCTGGTATTAAAACAGGTTTAGCTAACATGAAGACTGCAATCGTCCGTGGTGTGGCCAACGTTGTAACTAAAATTGACGAAGGTTTAAAAAGTGCGGGTTTTGGAAGTATAAGTGAAATCATTGCTGACAAAGGGGCAAAAATGGAAGCAGCTTTATCTAAATTTGCCGAGATGATTCCGCCAATGATAAAAACAGCCAAAACATTGTATGATACGTTAAAACCTTATGCACCATTGCTTGCAGGTTTAGCTGGCAGCATTGGAACGTTGATGCTTGTGAATAAAGTGAATGCAGCATTTAAAGCTTGGAGGGAAGGTACAGAAGCACTTTCGATAGCTCAAGCAATTTTAAATAAGACAATGCTATCAAATCCTTTTGTCGCAATCTTAACTGCTGTAGTAGGGTTAGTCACAGCGTTTATTTATCTATGGAAAACTAATGAAGGCTTTAGAGATGCTGTCAAAAACATTTGGAAAAATATACAGGAGGTCATCTCAAGCGCTGCTGATGTAGTTGTAAAAGCCTGGAATTCCACAATGGAATTTTTCAGCAACATGTGGGATGGCACAAAAGAGGCTTTTTCGAATGCTGGCACATGGATGAAAGAAGCACCTGGAAATGCAGCCGACTGGGTTAAAAATAAGTGGAACGGTACCAAGGAATTTTTCAGTGGACTTTGGAATTCAACAAAAGAAGGCTCAAAAAATACATGGGAAAATATTAAACAAAGTGCTGCTGACAGTGCTAAAAGTGTTGGAGAAAGTTTTAAAAATGGCTTTGATAATGTGAAAGATTGGTTTAAGGGTGTTGGAAAATCAATATCAGATGTTTTCACAACAGCATTTGATTTTGTTTGGAAATATATTGGTCCATATGTAACAGGAATCAAAAATGCGTTTAAAATGGTTGTTAACGCTATGAAAGCGAACATTGAAAATGTCAAAATGATCGCTGAAAATGTCGTCACCATTCTAAAAAATGTTCTATTAGCTCCAATTCTTTTCATTACATCAATGATCACAGGTGGATGGGAAGAGGCAAAAGAAAACATGATTGCCGTTTGGGATAATATTGCTGAAGCTGCTCAGACTATTTGGTTCGGGATTAAAAATATCTTTTATAACACTGTTACAGCTATTTCCTATTCAGTCACTTCTATTTTCAATGGATTGATGTTGACAATTAAAAAGATTTGGATTGATGTGAAGTTATTTTTCACCTTACTCTGGATTGACATTAAATATGGAGCAATCAACGTTTGGATTGAAATTAAATATTCTATCATCGAAACGTGGATAAATATTAAATTTGAAGCAATTAGAATATGGGAAAGTTTGAAAACTTGGTTCTTTGAAACAGTAGAAAACATTAAAAATGGTGTAATTGATGGTTGGAATAGCTTAAAACAAGGCACAGTTGATACATTTAACGCAACTGTTCAATGGTCAAAAGATACCTGGAATAATTTTAAACAGTGGATTGTTGATCTTGTGACAGGTATAAAAGACGGCATCATTAACGGTTGGGAAAACTTAAAACAGGGAACAGTTAATATTTTCAACAATTTGGTACAAGGTGCTAAAAATGCGTGGAATAATCTTAAAAGAAGCGTTAGTGATACAGTTGAAAATGTGAAGCAAACCTTTAATGATATGCGCCATATCGATTTATTTGAAATTGGTAAAAATATTATCCAAGGATTAGTTAACGGTATTGGTTCAATGATTGGTGCTGTGAATAAAAAAATTAAAGAAGTTGCTGGTAATATTAAAGAAAAAATCAAAGGTGCTTTAGGCATTCATTCACCTTCAAGATGGATGCGGGATATGATTGGTAAAAATATTGTATTAGGTGTTGTAGCTGGTATTGACCAAGAAAAAGGAACGCTTGACAAATCAGTGAAAAAAATGACTGATTTACCAACAGAGTTACCAAATTTTTCTACTACTGGCAGATATATCAACCAACAAGGAGCTCAAACAGAAAGCTTAGCTAAAAATAAAGGTAATGCTACGACTAATATTGGCGGTGATACTTTCAATATCAATATACAAGCTATGGGAAAATTAAATGAAAAACAATTAATGGATATGGCTAAAGACCTTGTTAAGTATATTCAAATTGTTAAAAATAGAGATAGTGATGCAACGGGGGGTGCTTTTGGTGGAATTTAA